From Primulina huaijiensis isolate GDHJ02 chromosome 15, ASM1229523v2, whole genome shotgun sequence, one genomic window encodes:
- the LOC140959112 gene encoding coatomer subunit gamma-like, with the protein MAQPLVKKDDDRDDEVDYSPFSGIEKGAVLQEARVFNDPQLDARRCSQVITKLLYLLNQGETFTKIEATEVFFSVTKLFQSRDNGLRRMVYLMIKELSPSADEVIIVTSSLMKDMNSRTDMYRANAIRVLCRITDGTLLTQIERYLKQAIVDKNPVVASAALASGIHLLQTTPEIVKRWSNEVQEAVQSRAALVQFHALALLHQIRQNDRLAVSKLVTSLTKGTVRSPLAQCLLIRYTTQVIRETGVNTQTGDRPFYDYLEGCLRHKAEMVILEAARAITELSNVTTRELTPAITVLQLFLSSSKPVLRFAAVRTLNKVAMTHPMAVTNCNIDMESLISDQNRSIATLAITTLLKTGNESSVERLMKQITTFMSDIADEFKIVVVDAIRSLCLKFPLKYRSLMNFLSIILREEGGFEFKKAIVDSIVILIRDIPDAKESGLLHLCEFIEDCEFTYLSTQILHFLGNEGPKTSDPGKYIRYIYNRVILENATVRASAVSTLAKFGAMVDSLKPRIFVLLKRCLFDNDDEVRDRATLYLSTLGDGSVTETAKDVKEFLFGSLEVPLTNMETSLKNYIQNPTEEPFDIQSVPKEVKSQPLAEKKAPGKKPAGLGAPPATPSSAADAFEKLLSSIPEFRNFGSLFKSSAPVELTEAETEYAVNVVKHIFDRHVVFQYNCTNTIPEQLLENVTVLVDASEADEFSEVGSKPLRSLPYDKPAQTFVAFEKPEGVPAVGKFSNSLRFIVKEVDPSTGEAEDDGVEDEYQLEDFEVVDADYILKVGVTNFKNAWETLGPDFERVDEYGLGPRESLTEAVNAVINLLGMQPCEGTETVPSNSRSHTCLLSGVYIGNVKVLVRLSFGIDGTKEVAMKLAVRSENEIVSDAIHEIVASG; encoded by the exons TTTCTCAGTAACAAAGCTGTTTCAGTCTAGAGATAATGGCTTGAGAAGAATGGTATATCTGATGATAAAGGAGCTTTCACCCTCTGCAGATGAG GTTATCATCGTCACAAGCTCCCTAATGAAGGATATGAATAGCCGAACTGATATGTACCGAGCAAATGCCATCCGCGTCTTATGTCGAATTACTGATGGAACGCTTCTGACGCAAATTGAAAGATACCTAAAGCAGGCTATTGTTGATAAAAATCCTGTGGTTGCCAGTGCTGCTCTTGCAAGTGGTATTCATTTGTTACAG ACAACCCCAGAGATAGTGAAAAGATGGAGTAATGAAGTGCAAGAAGCTGTTCAATCACGAGCTGCACTTGTGCAATTCCATGCGCTCGCTTTGCTCCACCAG ATTCGACAAAATGATCGACTGGCTGTCAGCAAGTTGGTTACCAGTTTGACCAAGGGGACTGTTCGTTCTCCTTTAGCTCAATGTCTTCTAATTCGTTATACTACTCAG GTCATCAGAGAGACAGGTGTAAATACTCAAACAGGAGACCGCCCGTTTTATGACTATCTTGAGGGGTGTCTTCGTCACAAAGCTGAAATGGTTATCCTTGAGGCAGCTAGGGCAATTACAGAATTGAGCAATGTGACTACCCGAGAGTTGACTCCTGCCATAACTGTTTTACAGCTCTTCTTAAGTTCTTCTAAGCCTGTGCTTAGGTTTGCTGCTGTACGAACTTTGAACAAG GTCGCAATGACACATCCTATGGCTGTGACAAATTGTAACATTGACATGGAAAGTTTGATTTCAGACCAGAACAGAAGTATAGCAACACTTGCCATCACCACTCTACTGAAAACAGGCAATGAATCTAGCGTTGAACGCTTGATGAAGCAGATCACCACCTTTATGTCTGATATTGCTGATGAATTCAAGATTGTCGTGGTAGATGCTATTCGTTCCCTGTGTCTGAAATTCCCCCTCAAGTACAGATCATT GATGAATTTTTTGAGCATCATTTTGAGAGAAGAGGGTGGATTCGAGTTCAAAAAGGCAATTGTTGATTCAATTGTGATTTTGATCAGAGATATTCCAGATGCCAAAGAAAGTGGACTACTGCACTTGTGTGAGTTCATTGAGGACTGTGAATTCACTTATCTTTCCACCCAG ATACTTCACTTTCTTGGGAATGAGGGACCCAAAACTTCTGATCCAGGTAAATATATTCGCTATATTTACAACAGAGTGATACTTGAGAATGCAACTGTCCGTGCCAGTGCTGTTAGCACATTGGCAAAATTTGGTGCCATGGTTGACTCCTTGAAA CCCAGAATATTTGTTTTGTTGAAACGTTGCCTATTTGACAATGATGATGAG GTTCGTGATAGAGCTACTCTGTACTTGAGTACCCTTGGTGATGGTTCGGTTACGGAAACTGCCAAGGACGTGAAGGAATTTTTATTTGGCTCCCTTGAGGTACCACTGACCAACATGGAGACAAGTTTGAAAAACTAT ATACAGAATCCCACCGAAGAGCCCTTCGATATCCAGTCTGTACCAAAAGAGGTTAAATCTCAGCCTCTTGCAGAAAAGAAAGCCCCAGGCAAGAAGCCTGCTGGTTTGGGTGCACCACCTGCCACCCCTTCCTCTGCGGCCGATGCTTTTGAGAAGCTCCTCTCTTCTATCCCTGAATTTAGAAATTTTGGAAGTCTTTTCAAG TCATCGGCACCGGTGGAGCTTACAGAAGCTGAAACTGAGTATGCAGTTAATGTTGTCAAGCACATATTTGACCGCCACGTGGTATTCCAGTACAACTGCACAAATACAATACCTGAACAGCTACTTGAAAAC GTGACTGTGCTTGTTGATGCTTCTGAAGCCGATGAGTTTTCGGAAGTAGGATCCAAGCCTTTAAGATCTTTACCATATGATAAACCAGCACAGACATTTGTAGCATTTGAGAAACCTGAAGGTGTCCCTGCAGTTGGAAAGTTCTCAAACTCGTTGAGATTTATTGTCAAAGAG GTTGATCCCTCAACTGGTGAGGCTGAAGATGATGGCGTAGAAGATGAATACCAACTAGAGGATTTTGAAGTTGTTGATGCGGATTATATTCTTAAAGTTGGGGTCACCAACTTCAAAAATGCCTGGGAAACCCTCGGCCCTGATTTTGAGCGTGTAGATGAGTACGGTCTTGGGCCTAGGGAAAGCCTGACGGAAGCTGTTAATGCTGTCATCAATCTTCTTGGCATGCAGCCCTGCGAG GGAACAGAGACGGTTCCGAGCAACTCAAGATCACATACATGTTTATTATCAGGTGTATACATAGGTAATGTGAAGGTGCTTGTGCGATTATCTTTTGGAATTGATGGAACAAAAGAGGTCGCAATGAAGTTGGCTGTGAGATCTGAGAATGAGATTGTCAGCGATGctatacatgaaattgttgccAGTGGATAA
- the LOC140960037 gene encoding probable LRR receptor-like serine/threonine-protein kinase At2g16250, which yields MNARRLFLKFNEGAAEMVDRWSGVVFVVLVLLFSLFGCTLEQKLLVSTQDRLPLLQLRSSLGLKAKEWPIKSDPCTIWVGIQCNNGRVTGINISGFRRTRRGSQNPQFSVDALQNLTLLSSFNASNFLLPGPIPGWLGLQLASLQVLDLSSCSITGVIPTTLGNLNSLAELYLSDNNLTGVVPSSFGQLSSLSVLDLSRNMLTSSIPESFALLRNLTFLDMSANFLSGVIPPGIGTLSMLQFLNLSGNNLSSSIPAQLGDLSNLVELDLGFNSLTGSLPLDFRGLRNLQRIVIGNNILSGTLAEDLFRPLTRLQILVLSRNGFIGDFPAVLWSIPTLQFLDVSVNNFTGGLPNVTSSSNSSVLVLNISHNRFYGNMPIVFRSFSFFDASGNYFQGTVPSNARGNTSLGLNCLQNVANQRNASECAAFYSVRGLVFDNFGSTNDTQTPPAETHRSHRKVIILASVLGGIGIISLLVILFVLLIYCNKRRGTINRRDIGVGPVPASGSPPPPGTSLYFTVLGDSFAYQQILKATGELDDSNLIKNGHSGDLFRGILEGGIPVVIKKVDLDSMVKKEAHMLELEFFNKVSHPRFVPLLGHCLENENEKFLVYKFMPNGDLASSLFKKTKSDEDGLQSLDWITRLKIAIGAAESLCYLHHECTPPLVHRDVHASSILLDDKFEVRLGSLSNVCAQEGEAHQNRITKLLRLPQSSDQGMPYSTSAYDVYCFGKVLLELVTGKLGISSSPDSNMKEWLDTTLRCISMNNKELVTNIVDTSLVIDEDLLEEVWAMAIIARSCLNPKPSRRPPMRYILKALENPLKVIREESTGSARLRTMSSRGSFHAALFSSWRHSSSDVATGTSRKVERASSFKHSGTMGSQGSGQNGDGNGNGHSSSTRRHSVEIFPEPQNEHDVERTNDN from the exons ATGAACGCGAGGAGGCTTTTCTTGAAGTTCAATGAAGGCGCAGCAGAAATGGTGGATAGGTGGAGTGGTGtagtttttgttgttttagtGTTGTTATTTTCGCTGTTTGGTTGTACATTAGAGCAGAAATTATTGGTTTCAACGCAAGATAGATTGCCTTTGCTTCAGCTGAGATCTTCATTAGGGTTGAAGGCTAAAGAGTGGCCGATAAAATCCGACCCCTGCACGATTTGGGTTGGTATTCAGTGCAACAATGGCCGGGTTACGGGTATCAACATTTCGGGGTTCAGGAGAACCCGAAGAGGAAGCCAAAACCCTCAATTCTCAGTGGATGCCCTCCAGAATTTGACTCTGTTGTCCTCTTTCAACGCGTCCAATTTCTTGCTTCCTGGGCCGATTCCGGGATGGCTGGGCTTGCAGCTTGCCTCACTCCAAGTGCTTGATCTCAGTTCTTGTTCAATTACTGGTGTCATTCCGACCACTCTGGGCAATTTGAATAGCTTAGCCGAACTGTATTTATCTGATAACAATCTTACTGGCGTAGTTCCGTCCAGTTTTGGTCAGTTATCTAGCCTTTCTGTTCTTGATCTTTCGAGAAACATGCTCACAAGTTCGATACCTGAGTCTTTTGCCTTGCTTCGGAACCTCACTTTTCTTGATATGTCTGCAAATTTCTTGTCTGGGGTTATTCCTCCGGGTATTGGGACCCTGTCTATGTTGCAGTTCTTGAATCTTTCTGGGAACAACTTATCGTCTTCAATACCGGCACAACTCGGTGATCTTTCTAATCTGGTTGAGCTTGATCTCGGATTTAATTCTCTCACAGGGTCCCTTCCTCTGGATTTTAGGGGTTTGAGAAACTTGCAGCGAATAGTAATTGGGAACAATATTCTTTCAGGAACACTGGCCGAGGATTTATTCCGTCCTCTGACTCGATTACAGATTCTTGTTTTGAGTCGTAATGGATTCATCGGTGATTTTCCGGCTGTGTTGTGGTCTATCCCTACACTGCAGTTCCTTGACGTGTCTGTGAATAACTTTACTGGTGGGCTGCCAAATGTGACTTCAAGTTCTAATTCTAGTGTTTTAGTACTTAACATTTCCCATAATCGGTTTTACGGAAATATGCCCATTGTATTCAGAAGCTTCAGTTTTTTCGATGCATCAGGCAACTATTTCCAAGGCACAGTTCCGAGTAATGCTCGCGGCAACACTTCTCTAGGTTTGAATTGCCTCCAGAACGTGGCTAATCAGAGAAATGCATCTGAATGTGCCGCATTTTATTCTGTGAGGGGCTTAGTGTTCGATAATTTTGGATCAACAAATGACACTCAAACTCCTCCTGCCGAAACCCACAGGAGTCACAGAAAAGTAATCATTTTGGCTTCTGTTCTCGGTGGTATCGGGATAATCTCTCTCCTGGTGATTTTATTTGTGCTGCTGATTTATTGCAATAAAAGGAGAGGCACAATAAACCGACGCGACATTGGTGTGGGGCCTGTTCCTGCCAGTGGAAGCCCACCGCCTCCCGGAACATCATTATATTTTACAGTTCTCGGAGATTCATTTGCCTATCAGCAGATTCTCAAGGCCACGGGTGAATTGGATGACTCAAATCTAATCAAGAATGGTCATTCTGGTGATCTTTTCCGTGGAATCCTTGAAGGCGGAATCCCAGTAGTCATCAAGAAAGTGGATTTGGATTCAATGGTGAAAAAGGAAGCACACATGTTAGAACTCGAGTTTTTCAACAAAGTATCCCACCCTAGATTCGTACCACTATTGGGGCATTGCTTGGAGAATGAGAACGAGAAGTTTCTTGTTTATAAGTTCATGCCAAATGGAGACTTGGCCAGTTCTTTGTTCAAGAAAACGAAATCTGATGAAGATGGTTTGCAATCATTGGATTGGATAACACGACTCAAAATAGCAATTGGAGCTGCGGAGAGTCTGTGTTACCTACACCATGAGTGCACCCCACCACTTGTTCACAG GGATGTACATGCCAGCAGCATACTACTTGACGATAAATTTGAAGTAAGATTAGGAAGCTTGAGTAATGTATGTGCTCAAGAAGGCGAAGCTCATCAAAACAGAATCACAAAATTGCTACGGTTGCCACA GTCATCAGACCAAG GTATGCCTTACTCTACCAGTGCCTATGATGTGTACTGTTTCGGGAAAGTTCTGCTCGAGCTCGTAACTGGTAAACTTGGCATCAGTTCGTCGCCTGATTCCAACATGAAAGAATGGTTGGATACAACCCTACGTTGCATCAGTATGAACAACAAAGAACTCGTCACAAATATTGTGGACACATCACTTGTGATAGATGAGGATCTTCTCGAGGAAGTATGGGCCATGGCAATTATTGCCAGATCTTGCCTTAATCCCAAGCCTTCTAGACGCCCTCCAATGCGTTATATACTCAAAGCGTTGGAAAATCCATTGAAAGTCATTAGGGAAGAAAGCACTGGCTCGGCTAGGCTTAGAACCATGTCATCCAGAGGGTCGTTCCATGCTGCTTTATTCAGCAGCTGGCGGCACAGCTCATCGGATGTGGCAACTGGGACTTCTCGAAAAGTTGAACGAGCCAGTAGTTTCAAACACTCGGGGACAATGGGGTCTCAAGGAAGTGGTCAAAATGGCGATGGAAATGGTAATGGTCATTCATCCTCAACGAGGAGACACTCTGTCGAAATTTTCCCAGAACCTCAGAACGAGCACGATGTAGAGAGAACGAATGATAACTAA